One stretch of Planctomycetota bacterium DNA includes these proteins:
- a CDS encoding prephenate dehydrogenase: MKPHWSSVAIVGVGLIGGSVGQALLGRRLAGRVIGIGRDPASLAEAKRCGAVTETTTDLAAVAGADFVLVATGVAAIPALLERIDDAVRPGTAITDAGSTKGRIVAGWERHRRRRRGRFVGGHPLAGSHRRGPTAADADLFTGRVAVVTPAPATPADDVEAVAGFWSALGATVYVMPPREHDRILAATSHAPHAVAAAVAAATPAAARRFTAGGWRDTTRIAAGDPALWADILLDNAAEVQRALARVLRRAARLQEAIERRDRRAVETLLTRAKEARDAVGS; the protein is encoded by the coding sequence ATGAAGCCGCACTGGTCCTCCGTCGCGATCGTCGGCGTGGGACTGATCGGAGGATCGGTCGGCCAGGCCCTGCTCGGCCGCCGTCTGGCCGGGCGCGTGATCGGGATCGGGCGCGATCCGGCATCACTGGCGGAGGCCAAGCGCTGCGGGGCGGTGACCGAGACGACGACCGACCTGGCGGCCGTCGCCGGCGCAGATTTCGTGCTCGTCGCCACCGGGGTCGCGGCGATCCCGGCGCTGCTCGAGCGGATCGATGACGCCGTCCGACCCGGGACGGCGATCACCGATGCCGGCAGCACCAAGGGGCGGATCGTCGCCGGCTGGGAACGGCACCGGCGCCGGCGCCGGGGCCGGTTCGTCGGCGGCCATCCGCTGGCGGGAAGCCACCGGCGCGGGCCGACCGCCGCCGACGCCGATCTGTTCACGGGACGGGTCGCCGTGGTGACCCCCGCGCCGGCCACGCCGGCCGACGACGTCGAGGCGGTGGCGGGATTCTGGTCGGCGCTCGGCGCGACTGTATACGTGATGCCGCCGCGCGAACACGACCGGATCCTCGCCGCGACCAGCCACGCGCCGCATGCCGTCGCGGCGGCCGTGGCAGCGGCCACCCCGGCGGCGGCGCGACGGTTCACGGCCGGGGGATGGCGCGACACGACGCGGATCGCCGCCGGCGACCCGGCGCTGTGGGCCGACATCCTCCTCGACAACGCCGCCGAGGTGCAGCGTGCGCTCGCACGCGTGCTCCGCCGGGCGGCGCGGCTGCAGGAAGCGATCGAGCGCCGCGACCGCCGCGCCGTCGAGACCCTGCTCACCCGGGCAAAGGAGGCCCGCGATGCTGTGGGAAGTTGA
- the purL gene encoding phosphoribosylformylglycinamidine synthase subunit PurL, with the protein MLWEVEVEGDDPAADRAARALVAAADGLGIPGIDAARTATGWLVETDLPRADVERIARQLLTDPIVERCTVRAVDGSEGTAPAGLPTVVRVLPRSGVTDPAGDSARAAILLLGSPVTAVRSTRIVRLPAIDAAVARGLAWKTIASEAIHDVVVGPLALETLAGGRTWRFASAEIMLEGRTEADLEALSRERCLALSVAELAAIRDHYRSLGRTPLEIELETIAQTWSEHCCHKTLTAGYDHSGPDGVRRYDNLLKETVFAATRRIREALGARDWCVSVFRDNSGVVRFDGDHDICVKVETHNHPSAIEPYGGAATGLGGVIRDVLGTGLGARPIANLDVFCVGPPDTPAADLPAGVIPPRRLLSGVVAGVRDYGNRMGIPTIAGAVAFDPGYLGNPLVFCGTIGIMPRGTATQAAVEAGDLVVVAGGRTGRDGIHGATFSSVELSSTSESQSGGAVQIGHAINEKILADFVLEAAAERLFHAITDCGAGGLSSAVGEMGATLGADVDLERVPLKYAGLSATEVWISEAQERMVLAVPPAAWERLAAVAADEGVEATVIGRFTGSGRLVLRWEGQVAGELDCHFLHEGRPRLRLESRTRATAAAPLVWSPGAVDLGIGGGLPLLLAAPDVASKESIIRQYDHEVQGGSVVKPLLGPGEGPADGTVIRGVLGRERGIVIGIGLRHRLGDLDPYRMAAGSIVEAVANAVAVGADPARLALLDNFCWGDCRRPEPLGALVEACRACHDVALALEAPFVSGKDSLNNVFAWTSPDGTRRERSIPHTLLITALGQVEDVRRVVTPDFKHAGDRIALVGTSGDDLAGSQLAAAGLVAGGTAPAVDAPACRRVFEAVARAIRAGLVAACHDCADGGMAVAVAEMAIGGGLGAEIDLAAVDWSGAADHGPALDLAVAFAESPGRFVVAVPASAADAFTAALGAIGMAWIGTVTAAPEVTFRSRTGAPAVTIPLDHLDRAWRTRSE; encoded by the coding sequence ATGCTGTGGGAAGTTGAGGTCGAGGGGGACGATCCCGCCGCCGACCGCGCCGCCCGGGCCCTGGTGGCCGCGGCAGACGGGCTGGGGATTCCCGGGATCGACGCGGCCCGGACCGCCACTGGCTGGCTCGTCGAGACCGACCTGCCCCGGGCCGACGTCGAACGGATCGCGCGGCAGCTGCTCACCGATCCGATCGTCGAGCGCTGCACCGTGCGTGCCGTCGACGGCAGCGAAGGCACGGCGCCCGCAGGCCTGCCGACGGTGGTCCGCGTCCTGCCGCGCTCAGGCGTCACCGACCCGGCCGGCGACAGCGCCCGGGCGGCGATCCTGCTGCTCGGCAGCCCGGTCACGGCGGTCCGCAGCACGCGTATCGTGCGGCTTCCGGCGATCGACGCCGCCGTGGCGCGGGGCCTGGCCTGGAAGACGATCGCCAGCGAGGCGATCCACGACGTCGTCGTCGGTCCACTGGCGCTCGAGACGCTCGCCGGTGGCCGGACGTGGCGGTTCGCCAGCGCCGAGATCATGCTCGAGGGACGCACGGAGGCCGACCTCGAGGCACTGTCTCGTGAGCGCTGCCTGGCGCTGTCGGTCGCCGAGTTGGCGGCGATCCGCGACCACTACCGGTCGCTCGGCCGCACGCCGCTCGAGATCGAGCTGGAGACGATCGCCCAGACCTGGAGCGAGCACTGCTGCCACAAAACGCTCACCGCCGGCTATGACCACTCCGGCCCCGACGGCGTGCGGCGCTACGACAACCTCCTCAAGGAGACGGTCTTCGCCGCGACGCGGCGGATCCGCGAGGCACTCGGCGCGCGCGACTGGTGCGTGAGCGTGTTCCGGGACAATTCCGGCGTCGTCCGCTTCGACGGCGACCACGACATCTGCGTCAAGGTCGAGACACACAACCACCCATCGGCGATCGAGCCCTACGGCGGCGCCGCCACCGGCCTCGGCGGCGTGATCCGCGACGTCCTCGGCACGGGCCTGGGAGCGCGGCCGATCGCCAACCTCGACGTGTTCTGCGTCGGGCCCCCCGACACACCGGCGGCCGACCTGCCCGCCGGCGTGATCCCGCCGCGCCGACTGCTCTCCGGCGTCGTCGCCGGCGTCCGCGACTACGGCAACCGGATGGGGATCCCGACGATCGCCGGCGCGGTCGCATTCGATCCCGGCTACCTCGGCAACCCGCTGGTGTTCTGCGGCACGATCGGGATCATGCCGCGCGGCACCGCGACGCAGGCGGCCGTCGAGGCCGGGGATCTGGTCGTGGTCGCCGGCGGCCGGACCGGCCGCGACGGCATCCACGGGGCGACGTTCTCGAGCGTCGAACTGTCGAGCACGAGCGAGAGCCAGTCGGGGGGCGCCGTGCAGATCGGCCACGCGATCAACGAGAAGATACTCGCCGACTTCGTCCTCGAGGCCGCGGCCGAGCGGCTGTTCCACGCGATCACCGATTGCGGTGCCGGCGGCCTGTCGAGCGCCGTCGGCGAGATGGGGGCGACGCTCGGTGCCGACGTCGATCTCGAGCGCGTGCCGCTGAAGTACGCCGGCCTGTCGGCCACCGAGGTGTGGATCTCCGAAGCCCAGGAGCGGATGGTCCTCGCCGTGCCCCCCGCCGCGTGGGAGCGCCTCGCCGCGGTCGCGGCCGACGAGGGGGTCGAGGCGACGGTGATCGGCCGGTTCACCGGCAGCGGCCGGCTCGTGCTCCGTTGGGAAGGGCAGGTCGCGGGCGAACTGGATTGCCACTTCCTCCACGAGGGACGGCCGCGGCTGCGGCTGGAGTCGCGGACCCGCGCCACGGCCGCCGCGCCGCTGGTCTGGTCGCCGGGCGCCGTCGACCTCGGGATCGGCGGCGGCCTGCCGCTGCTCCTGGCCGCACCGGACGTGGCCAGCAAGGAATCGATCATCCGCCAGTACGACCACGAGGTGCAGGGGGGGAGCGTCGTCAAGCCGCTCCTCGGCCCCGGGGAGGGGCCGGCCGACGGCACCGTGATCCGCGGCGTCCTCGGCCGTGAGCGCGGGATCGTGATCGGCATCGGGCTGCGCCACCGGCTCGGTGACCTCGATCCATACCGGATGGCCGCCGGGTCGATCGTCGAGGCGGTCGCCAACGCCGTCGCCGTCGGCGCCGACCCGGCGCGGCTGGCGCTGCTCGACAACTTCTGCTGGGGCGACTGCCGCCGGCCGGAGCCGCTCGGGGCGCTCGTCGAGGCGTGCCGCGCCTGCCACGACGTGGCGCTGGCGCTGGAGGCGCCGTTCGTGAGCGGCAAGGACAGTCTCAACAACGTCTTTGCCTGGACCTCCCCCGACGGCACCCGTCGTGAGCGCTCGATCCCCCACACGCTGCTGATCACGGCACTCGGACAGGTCGAGGACGTGCGCCGCGTGGTCACGCCCGACTTCAAGCACGCCGGAGACCGGATCGCGCTGGTCGGCACCTCGGGCGACGACCTCGCCGGGAGCCAGCTGGCGGCGGCGGGGCTGGTGGCCGGCGGCACGGCGCCCGCCGTCGACGCCCCGGCCTGCCGGCGCGTGTTCGAAGCTGTGGCCCGGGCGATCCGCGCGGGGCTCGTCGCCGCCTGCCACGACTGCGCCGACGGCGGCATGGCGGTGGCGGTCGCCGAGATGGCGATCGGTGGCGGGCTGGGGGCCGAGATCGACCTCGCCGCCGTGGACTGGAGCGGTGCGGCCGACCATGGCCCCGCGCTCGACCTGGCGGTGGCGTTCGCCGAGTCGCCGGGCCGGTTCGTCGTCGCCGTCCCCGCCAGCGCGGCGGACGCGTTCACCGCGGCGCTCGGCGCCATCGGGATGGCGTGGATCGGCACCGTGACGGCGGCGCCGGA